The following are from one region of the Pseudohongiella spirulinae genome:
- a CDS encoding CcdB family protein, with protein MGQFCAYENPNPGTRAQYPYLLDIQSDLLSGLRTTIVIPLTPSKIAAPISLTRLNPAFVLDGESFTAMTQDIAGMDRKQLGAQAYDLSSYRSEIISAVDFVLSGI; from the coding sequence ATGGGGCAGTTTTGTGCATATGAGAACCCCAATCCTGGTACCCGCGCCCAATATCCTTACCTGCTGGATATACAAAGTGACTTACTAAGTGGGCTGAGAACCACCATTGTCATCCCACTTACACCATCCAAAATTGCCGCACCAATAAGCCTAACCAGATTAAACCCGGCCTTCGTTCTCGACGGCGAGAGCTTTACTGCAATGACACAAGACATTGCAGGCATGGATCGCAAACAGCTCGGAGCTCAGGCCTATGATCTATCCTCTTATCGCTCGGAAATAATTTCTGCAGTCGATTTCGTACTCTCTGGTATATAA
- a CDS encoding DUF1428 domain-containing protein produces the protein MSHCIDGFVHPVPRDRLDDYKNLVMEVAKIWKEHGALDYWESVGDDVHLEGTRSFADVVNAKENECILFGWVIFASRQSRDLVNEKVAADPRMAELMAAADVGFDAERMAYGCFHAFVP, from the coding sequence ATGTCTCATTGCATAGACGGTTTCGTCCACCCTGTTCCCCGCGATCGGCTGGACGACTATAAAAATCTGGTTATGGAAGTTGCAAAGATATGGAAGGAACATGGCGCTCTAGACTATTGGGAATCTGTTGGAGACGATGTGCATTTGGAGGGAACGCGCTCGTTTGCCGATGTCGTTAATGCTAAGGAAAATGAATGTATATTATTCGGTTGGGTCATTTTCGCTTCACGCCAATCACGTGATCTGGTCAACGAAAAAGTGGCAGCAGATCCGAGAATGGCGGAGTTGATGGCTGCAGCGGATGTAGGATTCGACGCAGAACGGATGGCTTATGGTTGTTTTCATGCGTTCGTTCCATAG
- a CDS encoding VOC family protein, translated as MKIQYLEIVTNNVDSVCASYAKAIGAQFSAGEERLGNARLAKLDDGALVGVRAPLSSDEGPVVRPYWLVDDIEAAVKEVVEAGGEIAHPPLEIPGFGTFAIYLQGGNNHGLWQL; from the coding sequence TTGAAGATTCAATACCTGGAGATCGTTACGAACAATGTGGATTCTGTATGCGCTTCCTATGCTAAAGCAATAGGGGCTCAATTCAGCGCCGGAGAAGAACGTCTTGGCAATGCTCGACTCGCCAAACTCGATGATGGCGCCTTGGTCGGTGTTCGGGCGCCTCTAAGTAGTGATGAAGGCCCGGTGGTCCGCCCCTATTGGCTGGTTGATGACATTGAAGCCGCGGTTAAGGAAGTAGTTGAAGCAGGAGGCGAGATCGCTCACCCTCCCCTGGAGATACCTGGCTTCGGAACTTTCGCCATCTATCTCCAGGGTGGCAACAACCATGGGCTCTGGCAGTTATAG
- a CDS encoding GFA family protein, producing MTDYFGSCLCGAVKFEVQGEFDSFYLCHCQHCQKDTGSAHAANLFSQSAELSWLSGSDSVTTFTLPGTRHNKSFCKFCGSALPSTHEAGLLVIPAGCLDTEVFMSPTAHIFTSSKAVWDRELGALPMFKGLPD from the coding sequence ATGACTGATTACTTTGGTTCTTGTCTGTGTGGCGCTGTGAAATTTGAAGTGCAAGGGGAGTTCGACAGCTTTTACCTTTGTCACTGTCAGCATTGCCAAAAGGATACTGGATCCGCTCACGCGGCAAATTTATTTTCACAATCAGCTGAATTGAGTTGGTTGTCAGGTTCAGATTCTGTGACTACGTTTACGCTACCTGGTACTCGCCACAACAAAAGTTTTTGTAAGTTTTGCGGTTCAGCATTGCCGAGCACTCATGAAGCAGGCCTGCTCGTCATTCCAGCCGGGTGTTTAGACACGGAAGTTTTCATGTCGCCAACAGCTCATATCTTTACATCTAGCAAAGCTGTTTGGGATAGAGAGTTAGGAGCATTGCCAATGTTCAAGGGGTTGCCTGATTGA
- a CDS encoding type II toxin-antitoxin system CcdA family antitoxin yields the protein MICTYNTQAPKKPTNVSINSDLLEKARSLNINLSATLELALAEQLRTEQRAQWLRENADAIQAYNQFVEANGTFSDSVRKF from the coding sequence GTGATTTGCACATACAATACCCAAGCCCCTAAAAAACCAACTAATGTTAGTATAAACAGTGACTTACTTGAAAAGGCCCGCAGCCTCAACATTAATCTTTCTGCGACGCTGGAGCTTGCCTTGGCAGAACAACTGCGAACCGAACAACGTGCGCAATGGCTGCGCGAGAACGCCGATGCTATTCAAGCGTACAACCAGTTTGTCGAAGCCAACGGCACGTTCAGCGACAGCGTAAGGAAGTTCTGA